The genomic region AGTTTATCGAGATTGGCAAGGACAAAGCCCTTGTCGTTCATCTCGTCAAACACGCCCTTAAGCATTGCATCCTGATCCGAACCGGGTGCCAGGGGTGCGCCTGAGTTGGTGCTCACTCCCATTCCAAAGCTCCCTTCTTCCATTCGTAGATAAAGCCGACCGTCAAAACAGCCAGGAAGATCACCATCGATACAAAGCCGAATGTTCCGATATCACCGAGGGTTACAGCCCACGGGAACAGGAAGGCGACTTCGAGGTCGAAAATAATGAACAAGATTGCGACCAGATAGAACCGAACGTCGAACTTGATGCGCGCGTCTTCGAACGGCGCAAACCCGCATTCGTATGCGGACAGTTTCTCAACATCCGGTGCCTGCTTGGCAAGAACCAGCGACGCGATGACGATTACCGCCGAAAGACCGACGGCGATCCCGATGAACACCAGGATCGGAAGATATTCCGAAAGAAGCTCTTGCATCTCTCTGACCTCTCAAGAACAGGCCTTTTGACCCGACCAGGTCCCCACCTGGCCAATTACGGCGCACCATAACGTATGCACCGCACAAGTTCCAGTCCCCAAGCACGTTGAACATGCTCTAAGACCGGAAACTTTCTAATCTTTTTACCGTTTACTATCGTCCGATATCGGGCTGGACGTCGAGATGATCAAGACCCAATCGTGCGAAGCAGCATTAGCAACACAAGAAAAGGCGACCGCGGAAAAGACAATTCGCCCTAAAAAAGACAACAGATGATGGATCATGGCGCGAGCGACGAGACTTGAACTCGCGGCCTCCGGCGTGACAGGCCGGCGCTCTAACCAACTGAGCTACGCCCGCAAAATGACCATCAATCGGCGCGCCTTTGTTAGACCACCCCCCAAACCAAGTCAAGCAGCTAGCAACGATTTCAACCCATTCGACAATTGCGCCTGCAAACATCACCCTTTGCGGGGTAATTTGGCCCCGAAATTGTACGGCATTAATCAATTTTGTACATTTAGGGCGCTTTATACCGATGGGGCTTTGCAAAGGGGTGTCGGCTTTTATAGAATTGTTGACAAATAACCCCTATCTTACGGTGCGATAGAGGCAGGTTCGGGCGTCAGGTTCCACCCCGAACAGAGTCATTACGACGGAGAAGACCACCCGTGGGGCGCGTAAAAGAAGAATACAGATCACTGGCCGGACCTGAAAAGGCAGCGATTCTCATGCTTGCTCTTGGGGAAGAGCACGCAACCAAGATGTTCAGCATGATGGATGACGAGGAAATCAAAGAGATTTCCCAAACCATGTCGAGCCTCGGTACGATCAACTCTAATATCGTTGAGCGCCTTTTCGTCGAATTCGCTGACCAGCTTTCTTCAACCGGGTCACTGGTCGGTTCGTTTGATACCACCGAACGGCTGCTTTCCAAGGTACTGCCCGAAGACCGCGTGAACGGCATCATGGAAGAGATCCGCGGTCCTGCGGGTCGTACCATGTGGGACAAGCTGAACAACGTGAACGAAGCGGTTCTGGCGAACTACCTGAAAAACGAATATCCGCAGACCGTCGGTGTAGTTCTGTCCAAACTCAAACCCGCACATTCTGCGTCGGTTCTGTCGCTTTTGCCGGAAAACTTCTCGATGGAAGTCATCATGCGTATGTTGCGCATGGAAGCAGTTCAGAAAGAAGTTCTCGATAACATTGAAAAGACGCTGCGCACCGAGTTCATGTCGAACCTTGCGCGCGGTTCGCGCGGTGACAACCACGAACTGATGGCGGATATTTTCAACAGCCTGGACCGCCAAAGTCAGGACAGATTCCTTACTGCGCTTGAAGAACGCAACCGTGATTCGGCCGAGAAGATCAAGGCGCTTATGTTCACCTTCGAAGACCTTGCGCGGCTTGACAACAACGGCGTTCAGACGCTGCTGCGTCAGGTCGAAAAGGACAAGCTTGCCCTGGCGCTGAAAGGGTCGACCGATCAGATGCGCGACTTGTTCTTCAAGAACATGTCCGAACGTGCCGGCAAGATGATGAAGGAAGATATGGACGCGCTGGGCCCGGTTCGTCTGTCAGACGTCGAAGAGTCGCAGATGATGATCGTCCAGCTGGCCAAGGAACTGGCCGCACAGGGCCAGATCGTCATTTCCGAAGGCGGTGCCGAAGACGAAATGGTCTTCTAGCCCCCACCAAAATACCGCAACTGCACAAACACCAAAGGGACAGCCAATGCTGTCCCTTTTTTCGTTCGTCAGGCGCGATCAGATGGGGGAATATCCCAAGCTAAGCCAAACTACCCTGCCCTAGCCCAGAATGACGTTAGGTACCGGATCAGAGATCGACTGAATTTCCCAGCGCAGGCGGTTCTGACCGTTGATTTCACGGAATTCTGCCGCGTTGTGGCTCCGCACCCCTGCGGTCGTGCGAACCTCGATCTTGCCGGTCATCTGGTAGCCCAGTGCAGTCAGGCGGTCCTGATACTGATCCGGGACAAAGCCACCCCGAATTTCGACGGTGTTTCGCTCTGAATTAAAGAACATTTCCAGTATGCGCGATTGCCGACGGACAAAGACGAAGCTTTTTTCGCGCATGATGTTGCCGCGCTTCTCATAGACCATGTTAAACACACCGCGCCCGGTATAGGTCAGCTGTCTTACAGCCGAATCGCGCTTGAGATCTGCCAGAACCTTGGCGACCTTTTCCTTTTCACCCTCCGCATCCAGGCTTTTATCCAGAAGGCCTTGGGTAATGTTTGGCTGCACCAGCAAACCGCGGTAGCTCAGTCGGTAATCGCCATTACGCTCCATGGACAGATCAATCGTAAAGGCCTCGGGCAGATAGCAGCTGGCAAGCATTACCGGCAGGCACAGAACGATCAGAACCTGTCGGCATATCGACCATGTTTGACGCGCGAAACGCGTTGGCATTGCGACACGGCTGATACTCTCAGGGCCAGACAGATGGCGGGCCGGATTACTGTTC from Thalassospira indica harbors:
- the fliG gene encoding flagellar motor switch protein FliG codes for the protein MGRVKEEYRSLAGPEKAAILMLALGEEHATKMFSMMDDEEIKEISQTMSSLGTINSNIVERLFVEFADQLSSTGSLVGSFDTTERLLSKVLPEDRVNGIMEEIRGPAGRTMWDKLNNVNEAVLANYLKNEYPQTVGVVLSKLKPAHSASVLSLLPENFSMEVIMRMLRMEAVQKEVLDNIEKTLRTEFMSNLARGSRGDNHELMADIFNSLDRQSQDRFLTALEERNRDSAEKIKALMFTFEDLARLDNNGVQTLLRQVEKDKLALALKGSTDQMRDLFFKNMSERAGKMMKEDMDALGPVRLSDVEESQMMIVQLAKELAAQGQIVISEGGAEDEMVF
- a CDS encoding NADH-quinone oxidoreductase subunit A: MQELLSEYLPILVFIGIAVGLSAVIVIASLVLAKQAPDVEKLSAYECGFAPFEDARIKFDVRFYLVAILFIIFDLEVAFLFPWAVTLGDIGTFGFVSMVIFLAVLTVGFIYEWKKGALEWE